The proteins below are encoded in one region of Pacificitalea manganoxidans:
- a CDS encoding VOC family protein: MSATGAEGEPLDHVVVNVLHDMDAAAGLFTTLGFTLTPRGHHSLGSINHLMVVPGAYLELVGLPAEGRQRAEVRDSPRGLNGLVLRSADADATHARLAQAELAPLDVVSFSRPVEVDGEQTAAAFRTVRVPDALFPAGRVYFCQHLTPDLVWRPDWMRHDNGFAGFAHFTIESPDPARDSAIYAAATAGTRRDTDVILPDGLEIRLRSGPRPRFAALGLRFDTLAPLAERAAALDGVEWQEVSATQALLDLPSCDLRIECYTTTDPDGDVCS; encoded by the coding sequence ATGAGCGCGACAGGGGCCGAGGGCGAGCCGCTCGATCATGTCGTCGTCAATGTGCTGCATGACATGGATGCCGCAGCAGGCCTGTTTACCACGCTGGGCTTCACGCTGACGCCGCGGGGGCATCATTCGCTGGGCTCGATCAATCACCTGATGGTGGTGCCGGGGGCCTATCTGGAACTGGTCGGCCTGCCTGCCGAGGGGCGCCAACGGGCCGAGGTGCGCGACAGCCCGCGGGGGCTGAACGGTCTGGTGCTGCGCAGTGCGGATGCCGACGCCACCCATGCACGGTTGGCGCAGGCGGAACTGGCGCCACTCGATGTTGTCAGCTTCTCCCGCCCCGTAGAGGTGGATGGAGAGCAGACCGCCGCTGCGTTTCGCACCGTGCGGGTGCCGGATGCGCTGTTTCCGGCGGGCCGCGTCTATTTCTGTCAGCATCTGACGCCGGATCTGGTTTGGCGGCCCGACTGGATGCGCCATGACAACGGCTTTGCTGGGTTTGCCCATTTCACCATCGAAAGCCCGGACCCGGCACGCGACAGCGCGATCTATGCCGCCGCCACGGCGGGCACCCGGCGCGATACTGATGTGATCCTGCCGGACGGTCTGGAAATCCGCCTGCGGTCCGGCCCCCGCCCACGGTTTGCCGCGCTGGGGCTGCGCTTTGACACGCTCGCACCGCTGGCGGAACGTGCGGCTGCGCTGGATGGCGTGGAGTGGCAGGAGGTTTCCGCCACGCAGGCCCTGCTAGACCTGCCTAGCTGCGATCTGCGGATCGAGTGCTACACCACGACAGACCCCGATGGGGACGTTTGCAGCTGA
- a CDS encoding beta-lactamase hydrolase domain-containing protein: MQNTVDIDSDHTVARFAPDAEALQNAAQQGYRSVVNFKTDAEKQDVSPEEEKQLAEEAGLVYLHHPVAPDALDKALVDAFRNKLADLPRPVLLHCASGKRAGAMTLMAISATRGLDGDAALALGRAQGLDLTGEQIGRFVKTYADDKAGA, encoded by the coding sequence ATGCAGAACACCGTCGATATCGACAGCGACCACACCGTCGCCCGGTTCGCCCCCGATGCGGAGGCGCTCCAAAACGCCGCGCAGCAGGGCTATCGCAGCGTCGTTAATTTCAAGACCGATGCCGAAAAACAGGACGTTTCACCCGAGGAGGAGAAGCAGCTGGCCGAGGAGGCAGGGCTTGTCTATCTCCACCATCCCGTCGCGCCTGACGCGCTGGATAAGGCGCTCGTCGATGCGTTCCGCAACAAGCTGGCAGACCTGCCGCGTCCTGTCCTGCTGCATTGCGCATCTGGCAAGCGCGCCGGGGCGATGACCCTTATGGCGATCAGCGCCACACGCGGGCTCGATGGCGATGCCGCGTTGGCCTTGGGTCGCGCGCAGGGTCTGGACCTGACCGGCGAGCAGATCGGTCGGTTCGTCAAAACCTATGCCGATGACAAGGCCGGCGCCTGA
- a CDS encoding THUMP domain-containing class I SAM-dependent RNA methyltransferase codes for MTDSTPFEIFLVAPPGLEPVLQQEVAEAGFADPVAVPGGVTIQGGWPDVWRANLELRGATRVLARLGSFMAFHLAQLDKRARKFPWAEILRPDMPVRVEVTTNKRSKIYHAGAAAQRIERALAETLGAPISAEAALCVKVRIDDNRVLLSLDTSGESLHKRGHKEAVGKAPMRETLAALFLRQCGFDGTMPVLDPMCGSGTFVIEAAERAAGLAPGRSRSFAFMDLANFDAGLWDEMRAAQPAARPTDLLFRGSDRDAGAIRMAQANAARAGVAEQTDFTMHALSDLPRPDGPPGLIMVNPPYGARIGNKKLLFGLYGALGQTLLARFSGWRVGIVTSETGLARATGLPFLPTTPSVPHGGLKVTLFRTDPLP; via the coding sequence ATGACTGACAGCACCCCGTTTGAGATCTTTCTGGTGGCCCCGCCCGGGCTGGAACCTGTCCTGCAACAGGAAGTGGCCGAGGCCGGCTTTGCCGATCCGGTCGCCGTGCCGGGAGGCGTGACCATTCAAGGGGGCTGGCCCGATGTCTGGCGGGCCAATCTTGAGCTGCGGGGCGCCACCCGCGTGCTGGCGCGGCTGGGCAGCTTCATGGCGTTCCATCTGGCGCAACTCGACAAGCGTGCGCGCAAATTTCCGTGGGCCGAAATCCTGCGTCCCGATATGCCTGTCCGGGTCGAAGTGACGACAAACAAGCGGTCCAAAATCTACCACGCCGGGGCCGCCGCGCAGCGTATCGAACGGGCGCTTGCCGAAACGCTGGGTGCGCCGATCTCGGCCGAGGCCGCACTGTGCGTCAAGGTGCGGATCGACGACAACCGGGTGCTGCTGAGCCTCGATACGTCGGGCGAGTCGCTTCATAAGCGCGGCCATAAAGAGGCGGTGGGCAAGGCACCGATGCGGGAAACGCTGGCCGCGCTTTTTCTGCGTCAATGCGGTTTTGACGGCACCATGCCGGTGCTGGACCCGATGTGCGGCTCTGGAACATTCGTGATCGAGGCGGCGGAGCGCGCCGCGGGCCTTGCCCCCGGGCGCAGCCGCAGCTTCGCGTTCATGGATCTGGCCAATTTCGACGCAGGTCTTTGGGATGAGATGCGCGCAGCGCAGCCTGCGGCGCGGCCCACGGATCTGCTGTTTCGTGGGTCGGACCGGGATGCGGGCGCGATCCGCATGGCGCAGGCCAATGCCGCGCGCGCCGGGGTGGCTGAGCAGACCGATTTCACGATGCATGCGCTGAGTGACCTGCCGCGCCCGGACGGTCCGCCGGGCCTGATCATGGTCAACCCGCCCTATGGCGCGCGCATCGGCAACAAAAAGCTGCTCTTTGGTCTCTACGGTGCCTTGGGGCAGACATTGCTGGCGCGGTTTTCCGGCTGGCGCGTGGGCATTGTCACGAGCGAGACGGGATTGGCGCGTGCGACCGGGTTGCCGTTTTTGCCAACAACCCCATCCGTGCCGCATGGCGGGCTGAAGGTGACGCTGTTCAGAACCGACCCGCTGCCCTGA
- a CDS encoding AEC family transporter: MLSTIIPLFAIIALGYVAIRSGYVEADRIPVIGGFVVKIALPALIVNAVATRPLAETIYWPLVLGYAAASLLLMLTGTVAARLIFGTSVGQSAVIGLGMSGSNSGFMGYPIALSAMGPIAGTVLANCVIVENTVLIPVALLLIGITESRASGGTGAQALRKVALATARNPLILALVASLIVSGFALPLPAEALRAVEMLSNIAAPLALFVIGGTLASLPFKGVLGKIVLVTAGKLILHPLVVFAAMLAIGVRGDLLVTITIFAAVPMMSIYPLFGQRVDLAMMSASALMMSTILSFATLAVALWLLMPLVG; the protein is encoded by the coding sequence ATGCTTTCGACCATTATCCCGCTCTTCGCGATCATCGCTTTGGGCTATGTCGCGATCCGCAGCGGCTATGTGGAGGCCGACCGCATACCGGTGATCGGGGGGTTCGTGGTCAAGATCGCGCTGCCCGCCCTGATCGTAAATGCCGTCGCCACCCGCCCGCTGGCCGAGACGATTTATTGGCCGCTGGTGCTGGGCTACGCGGCTGCTTCGCTGTTGCTGATGCTGACGGGCACGGTGGCGGCGCGCCTGATCTTTGGAACGTCGGTCGGGCAATCGGCGGTGATCGGGCTGGGCATGTCCGGATCGAACAGCGGCTTCATGGGCTATCCCATTGCCCTGTCCGCGATGGGACCGATCGCGGGGACGGTTCTGGCCAATTGCGTAATCGTCGAAAATACGGTGCTGATCCCGGTGGCGCTGCTGCTGATCGGGATCACGGAAAGTCGCGCCAGCGGCGGCACCGGCGCGCAGGCGCTGCGCAAGGTGGCGCTGGCCACGGCGCGCAATCCGCTGATCCTCGCGCTGGTGGCGTCGCTGATCGTGTCGGGCTTTGCCCTGCCGCTCCCCGCAGAGGCGCTGCGCGCCGTGGAGATGCTGTCGAATATCGCCGCGCCGCTGGCCCTGTTCGTAATCGGCGGCACGCTGGCGTCGCTGCCGTTCAAGGGTGTGCTGGGTAAGATCGTTCTTGTCACTGCCGGGAAGCTTATCCTGCATCCGCTCGTGGTTTTTGCCGCGATGCTGGCAATCGGCGTGCGGGGCGATCTGCTGGTCACGATCACCATCTTTGCTGCGGTGCCGATGATGAGCATCTACCCGCTGTTCGGGCAGCGGGTCGACCTGGCGATGATGAGCGCGTCGGCGCTGATGATGTCGACCATCCTGTCGTTTGCCACATTGGCCGTGGCTCTGTGGTTGCTGATGCCACTGGTGGGCTGA
- a CDS encoding GumC family protein, producing the protein MTPTAPYDLRETLALLRREMRLILGCVVAALAVALMAVLLVAPRYSAAVLLLADPSPADVLGAGERDAIPTASESARIESEVEILRSDRVALAVIDAAQLGTDPVFAPKLSWRTRFGAWIGRPAPPPLEGDALRLATLERLKPALAVRRRGLTHVITLSVRSTDQVQAARLANLFAATHIALQVDAKIAASAAARDLIAGQITQARQALARSEAAFDTYLADNLDRLAQEGGNGAVAVLRARMQEIGTASTEAELIATRAEAARARGAWHDMAQLLEEPPLIRLAAQREQLAQRPTAQSGTTEIARIDAALARRGATALDGLRAEIEALHGRAAEYRTELRRELLAGDLAPSSVAEIYELQQETEIARRQYLTLLNRMRDLATRAAVQIADTRIVSEALPPPFASWPNRRMVLFLAFLGGMAFGVGWAFVREYHMGGVTSLRQLGNVLPARVGAALPRLPGVELRGSAADAVIDTPLSSYAESIRRVRAVLDQALDRRGADASVSSDPAEGPETALSDQFTGAGRGRVVMVTSAIPGEGKTALALALARTYAQAGCRVLLIDADLRKPDLHHVLGFAPSEGFLDYLREPDATREEDGFYADDPRSAAGVIVGRGRSDLPTDQILQSATFDALLRRARTQMDITILDTSPLLSVVDARYVAQRVDAALFCVRFASTGQADLRQGFGQLSDSLPTGAPVISVLNRDETRGAAYRQRGYIDDPITA; encoded by the coding sequence ATGACCCCCACCGCCCCCTACGACCTGCGGGAAACGCTGGCGCTGCTACGGCGCGAAATGCGGCTGATCCTTGGCTGTGTCGTCGCGGCGCTGGCCGTCGCGCTGATGGCGGTGCTGCTGGTCGCGCCCCGCTATAGCGCGGCGGTGCTGCTTCTGGCCGATCCCAGCCCGGCGGATGTTCTGGGGGCTGGCGAGCGCGATGCAATCCCGACCGCATCGGAAAGCGCGCGGATCGAAAGCGAGGTGGAAATTCTGCGTTCGGACCGGGTGGCACTTGCCGTGATCGATGCCGCGCAGCTTGGCACAGATCCGGTATTCGCGCCGAAGCTCTCATGGCGCACGCGCTTTGGTGCATGGATCGGACGCCCGGCGCCGCCACCGCTCGAAGGCGACGCGCTGCGGCTGGCCACGCTTGAGCGTTTGAAACCCGCGCTTGCGGTGCGGCGGCGCGGACTGACCCATGTGATCACGCTCTCGGTGCGCAGCACCGATCAGGTCCAGGCCGCGCGATTGGCCAATCTGTTCGCAGCGACCCATATCGCCCTGCAGGTGGATGCCAAGATCGCGGCCTCGGCCGCCGCGCGGGATCTCATCGCCGGGCAGATCACGCAGGCCCGGCAGGCCTTGGCCCGGTCCGAGGCGGCGTTTGATACCTATCTTGCCGATAATCTCGACCGGTTGGCGCAGGAGGGCGGCAATGGCGCGGTGGCCGTTCTGCGCGCTCGGATGCAGGAAATCGGCACCGCCAGCACCGAGGCCGAACTGATCGCCACCCGCGCCGAGGCAGCCCGCGCGCGCGGCGCATGGCATGACATGGCGCAGCTGCTGGAGGAGCCGCCCTTGATCCGGCTTGCGGCCCAGCGGGAGCAATTGGCCCAACGCCCAACCGCCCAGTCCGGCACGACGGAAATCGCGCGCATCGACGCGGCACTGGCCCGGCGCGGCGCTACGGCGCTTGATGGGCTGCGCGCTGAAATCGAGGCTCTGCATGGGCGCGCCGCAGAATACCGGACGGAATTGCGGCGTGAATTGCTTGCCGGGGATCTGGCGCCGTCCAGCGTGGCGGAAATCTACGAATTGCAGCAGGAGACCGAGATCGCGCGGCGGCAATACCTGACCCTGCTTAACCGTATGCGTGATCTGGCGACCCGCGCGGCGGTGCAGATCGCGGATACCCGGATCGTGTCCGAAGCTCTGCCGCCGCCCTTTGCCAGCTGGCCCAATCGGCGGATGGTCCTGTTTCTGGCGTTTCTGGGGGGCATGGCGTTTGGGGTCGGTTGGGCGTTTGTCCGCGAATATCACATGGGGGGCGTGACCTCGCTTCGGCAGCTTGGCAATGTGCTTCCGGCGCGGGTGGGCGCGGCGTTGCCCCGCTTGCCCGGTGTGGAGCTGCGCGGCTCGGCGGCGGATGCGGTGATCGACACCCCGTTGTCGAGCTATGCCGAATCCATCCGGCGGGTCCGCGCCGTGCTGGATCAGGCGCTTGACCGGCGGGGGGCAGACGCGTCGGTGTCCAGCGATCCAGCGGAGGGCCCGGAGACCGCGCTGTCAGACCAATTCACCGGCGCGGGACGGGGCCGCGTGGTCATGGTAACCTCGGCCATTCCGGGCGAGGGCAAAACCGCGCTCGCCCTCGCGCTGGCACGGACCTATGCACAGGCCGGCTGCCGGGTTCTGTTGATCGATGCCGATCTGCGCAAGCCAGACCTGCATCATGTGCTGGGCTTCGCCCCGAGCGAAGGATTTCTGGATTACCTGCGGGAGCCCGACGCCACGCGGGAGGAGGATGGCTTCTACGCCGATGATCCGCGTTCCGCTGCCGGGGTGATCGTGGGGCGGGGGCGCAGCGATCTGCCCACCGACCAGATCCTGCAGTCAGCGACTTTTGACGCGCTGCTGCGCCGCGCCCGGACGCAGATGGACATCACCATTCTCGACACCTCGCCGCTATTGTCGGTGGTCGATGCCCGCTATGTGGCGCAGCGCGTGGATGCAGCGCTGTTCTGTGTGCGGTTCGCCTCCACCGGGCAGGCAGACCTGCGCCAAGGGTTCGGTCAGTTGTCCGACAGCCTGCCCACGGGCGCGCCGGTCATCAGCGTGCTGAACCGTGATGAGACGCGGGGCGCGGCCTATCGCCAGCGGGGCTATATCGACGATCCGATCACCGCCTAG
- a CDS encoding BCCT family transporter, which yields MQNLARRLGLRTDPTIFFVSAGFTVLFVIMLVVAPEPIGAAFAAGRSWIVTNLGWFFILGVNVWLGFLLWAAMSRHGHIRLGPRNSRPEYSNLSWFTMLFAGGIGTVLMFWGVAEPISHFQNPPLPGVEPYTEEAARDAISIAIYHLGLHTWTIFTLPGLAFAYFINRYDLPVRVSSVFYPLLRDGIHGPIGKAIDIASILGTLFGVAVSLGLGSAQIAAGLSALFGLDDGTWLKVAILAVLTVVAVGSIVAGLDKGVKMLSNLNIGMAVALMVFVLVTGSTLFLLRGIVETFGLYFENLPRLAFWNDMLANENPDNEAWGWQGSWTVFYWAWTVTWSPFIGLFVARISRGRTVREFVFGVLMAPSAFTLIWFAIFGWQAMEFDGLGLAARAVMGDSAGEISRAVSDSVPLAMFAFFEHFPFTDLVQGFAVVIVAIFFATSSDSASLVVDMLCTGTPTPGPVHQRVFWGVAEGFVAAMLIILAGEAGLTALQQVITVVGLPIFVLVCMMIPSLIRGFALEEIDHISIGKRPELDEF from the coding sequence TTGCAAAATCTCGCGCGCCGACTTGGCCTCCGCACCGATCCCACCATCTTTTTCGTATCCGCAGGCTTTACCGTCCTGTTCGTGATCATGTTGGTCGTGGCGCCCGAACCTATCGGCGCGGCCTTTGCCGCCGGGCGTAGCTGGATCGTTACCAATCTCGGCTGGTTCTTTATCCTTGGCGTCAATGTCTGGCTGGGTTTCCTGCTATGGGCTGCAATGTCGCGGCATGGACATATCCGATTGGGCCCGCGCAATTCGCGACCCGAATACAGCAACCTGTCATGGTTCACGATGCTGTTCGCGGGCGGCATCGGCACGGTGCTGATGTTCTGGGGCGTGGCCGAACCGATCAGCCATTTCCAGAACCCGCCCCTGCCCGGCGTGGAACCCTATACCGAGGAAGCCGCGCGCGACGCGATTTCCATCGCGATCTATCATCTGGGTCTTCACACTTGGACCATCTTTACTCTGCCGGGGCTGGCATTTGCGTATTTTATCAACCGCTACGACCTGCCCGTGCGGGTCAGTTCGGTGTTCTACCCACTGTTGCGTGACGGCATCCACGGCCCCATCGGCAAGGCGATCGACATCGCGTCGATCCTTGGCACGCTGTTCGGTGTGGCGGTGTCGCTGGGGCTTGGCTCCGCGCAGATCGCGGCGGGCCTGTCGGCCCTGTTCGGGCTTGATGATGGCACATGGCTGAAAGTGGCGATCCTCGCGGTGCTGACCGTGGTCGCCGTAGGCTCCATCGTCGCCGGGCTCGACAAGGGTGTGAAGATGCTGTCGAACCTCAATATCGGCATGGCTGTCGCGCTGATGGTGTTCGTGCTGGTGACCGGCTCGACCCTGTTCCTGCTGCGCGGCATCGTCGAAACCTTTGGCCTCTATTTCGAAAACCTGCCGCGTCTGGCGTTCTGGAACGACATGCTGGCTAACGAAAACCCCGATAACGAGGCATGGGGCTGGCAGGGCAGCTGGACCGTGTTCTACTGGGCGTGGACCGTGACGTGGTCGCCGTTCATCGGGCTGTTCGTGGCGCGGATTTCGCGCGGGCGCACGGTGCGCGAATTCGTCTTTGGCGTGCTGATGGCGCCTTCGGCCTTCACCCTGATCTGGTTCGCGATCTTCGGCTGGCAGGCGATGGAATTCGACGGGCTGGGGCTCGCCGCACGCGCCGTGATGGGCGACAGCGCCGGGGAGATCAGCCGTGCGGTGTCCGACTCCGTGCCACTGGCGATGTTCGCGTTCTTTGAACATTTCCCGTTCACCGATCTTGTGCAGGGCTTCGCGGTGGTGATCGTCGCGATCTTCTTTGCCACATCGTCGGATTCGGCGTCGCTGGTGGTGGATATGCTCTGCACCGGCACGCCCACCCCCGGCCCGGTGCATCAGCGCGTGTTCTGGGGCGTGGCCGAAGGCTTCGTCGCCGCGATGCTCATCATCCTCGCAGGGGAGGCGGGGCTAACCGCGCTGCAACAGGTCATCACCGTGGTCGGGCTGCCGATCTTCGTGCTGGTCTGCATGATGATCCCGTCGCTGATCCGCGGCTTCGCATTAGAAGAGATCGACCATATCAGCATCGGCAAACGTCCCGAACTGGACGAGTTCTAA
- a CDS encoding glutathionylspermidine synthase family protein translates to MQKITLPERPNWRDKAQELGFTFADMHGEPYWDESSAYQFTLRQIEDDIEDPSTELHDMCRQAAARIVASEELLTRLGIPAEHHDLVATSWQRGDPELYGRFDLAYDGTGPAKLLEYNADTPTSLYESASFQWSWLEDQIAAGVLRDDDDQFNRMHEALVERFAELFEPGTDLHFAAMGGNPEDYGTVEALGWAAREAELGAHYTDLDKIGLSAEGQFTDAEDRVIGILFKLYPWEDLLRDDYARHLAGAGCLMLEPAWKSVLSNKGLLPVLWEMFEGHPNLLPAFFEADAGPAMRGQGTGSAAFERAAATLQAGHVAKPLFSREGAALTIVEDGRVTDHSPEGDYGDQPRIVQAYAPLPEFEGFRPVVGSWMVGRACVGLGLREDRSRITQDLSRFKPHFIRD, encoded by the coding sequence ATGCAAAAGATCACTCTCCCCGAGCGGCCGAACTGGCGGGATAAGGCGCAGGAGCTGGGCTTTACCTTCGCGGATATGCATGGCGAACCCTATTGGGACGAAAGCTCTGCCTACCAGTTCACCCTGCGCCAGATCGAAGACGATATCGAAGACCCCTCGACGGAGCTGCATGATATGTGTCGGCAGGCCGCCGCGCGCATCGTTGCCAGTGAGGAGCTTCTGACCCGTCTGGGTATTCCGGCGGAGCATCACGATCTGGTCGCGACAAGCTGGCAGCGCGGCGATCCCGAACTCTACGGTCGGTTCGATCTGGCCTATGACGGCACCGGCCCGGCGAAGCTGCTGGAATATAACGCGGATACGCCGACGTCCCTTTACGAAAGTGCGTCGTTTCAGTGGAGTTGGCTGGAAGATCAGATTGCCGCTGGCGTGCTGCGCGACGACGACGATCAGTTCAACCGCATGCATGAGGCGCTTGTCGAGCGCTTTGCCGAACTGTTCGAGCCGGGCACCGATCTGCATTTCGCGGCGATGGGCGGCAATCCCGAAGATTACGGCACGGTCGAAGCGCTGGGCTGGGCCGCGCGGGAGGCTGAATTGGGCGCCCATTACACCGATCTCGATAAGATCGGGCTGAGCGCCGAGGGCCAGTTTACCGACGCCGAAGATCGCGTCATCGGCATTCTGTTCAAGCTCTACCCATGGGAAGACCTGCTGCGCGACGACTATGCCCGGCATCTGGCGGGGGCGGGGTGTCTGATGCTGGAGCCCGCATGGAAGTCGGTCCTGTCGAACAAGGGCCTGCTGCCGGTGCTGTGGGAGATGTTCGAAGGGCATCCGAACCTGCTGCCTGCCTTTTTTGAGGCTGATGCCGGGCCGGCCATGCGCGGTCAGGGCACAGGCAGCGCGGCGTTTGAGAGGGCAGCCGCCACCCTGCAAGCAGGCCATGTGGCCAAGCCGCTCTTTTCCCGCGAGGGCGCGGCGTTGACGATTGTCGAGGACGGGCGCGTCACCGATCATTCGCCCGAAGGCGATTACGGCGATCAGCCCCGCATTGTGCAGGCTTATGCGCCGCTGCCGGAATTCGAGGGCTTTCGTCCGGTCGTCGGATCGTGGATGGTGGGCCGCGCCTGCGTCGGGCTGGGCCTGCGCGAAGACAGATCGCGGATCACGCAGGATCTGTCGCGATTCAAGCCGCATTTCATCCGCGATTGA
- a CDS encoding aminopeptidase, translated as MTHDPVDPVLLDRLADVAVRVGLNLQPGQDLVLTAPTAALPLVRRVAAAAYRAGAGVVTPILSDPEVTLARFEHADDASFDQAAGWLYDGMAQAYAANAARMAIVGDDPMLLAEQDADRAARANRANSAAYRPALEKIANFDINWTIASYPSVDWARRVFPDLPDEDAQARLAEAIFAASRVDTADPIAAWEAHNAALRSRTEWLNAQAFAALHFTGPGTDLTVGLADGHEWHGGASQAQNGVVCNPNLPTEEVFTTPHAARVEGHARATKPLSHQGTLIEDISVRFEKGRIVEATASRGESVLRKLLETDEGAARLGEVALVPHSSPISQSGVLFYNTLYDENAACHIALGQCYSKCFRNGADLTPEQVAEQGGNSSMIHVDWMIGGAETDIDGITENGDRVPVFRQGEWAQ; from the coding sequence ATGACCCATGACCCCGTTGATCCCGTGCTTCTCGACCGGCTGGCGGATGTGGCCGTGCGCGTCGGGCTGAACCTTCAGCCGGGACAGGATCTTGTGCTGACCGCGCCCACTGCTGCGCTGCCGCTGGTGCGCCGGGTGGCCGCTGCGGCCTATCGCGCCGGGGCCGGGGTGGTGACGCCGATCCTGTCGGACCCGGAGGTCACGCTGGCCCGCTTCGAACATGCCGATGACGCCAGTTTCGATCAGGCCGCGGGGTGGCTCTATGACGGGATGGCGCAGGCCTACGCCGCCAATGCCGCGCGGATGGCCATCGTCGGTGATGACCCGATGCTGCTGGCCGAGCAGGACGCAGACCGCGCTGCACGCGCCAACCGGGCCAATTCCGCCGCCTATCGTCCGGCGCTGGAGAAGATCGCGAATTTCGACATCAACTGGACCATCGCCAGCTATCCGTCGGTGGACTGGGCGCGGCGGGTTTTCCCCGATCTGCCCGATGAGGATGCCCAGGCCCGTCTGGCCGAAGCGATCTTTGCCGCCTCGCGAGTCGACACCGCTGATCCCATCGCCGCGTGGGAGGCGCATAACGCAGCATTGCGCAGCCGCACCGAGTGGCTGAACGCGCAGGCCTTTGCTGCGCTGCACTTCACCGGGCCGGGCACCGATCTGACCGTCGGGCTGGCTGATGGGCATGAATGGCATGGCGGTGCGTCGCAGGCGCAAAACGGGGTGGTGTGTAACCCGAACCTGCCGACGGAGGAGGTGTTCACCACCCCGCATGCCGCCCGTGTCGAGGGCCATGCCCGCGCGACCAAGCCGCTGTCGCATCAGGGCACACTGATCGAGGATATTTCCGTGCGCTTCGAGAAGGGCCGCATTGTCGAGGCGACTGCCAGCCGGGGCGAGAGCGTGCTGCGCAAGCTGCTTGAAACCGACGAAGGTGCCGCCCGGCTGGGCGAGGTCGCGCTGGTGCCGCATTCTTCGCCGATCTCGCAATCGGGGGTGCTGTTCTACAACACGCTTTATGACGAAAACGCCGCGTGCCACATCGCGCTGGGCCAATGCTATTCCAAATGCTTCCGCAACGGCGCCGATCTGACGCCGGAGCAGGTCGCCGAGCAGGGCGGCAACAGCAGCATGATCCATGTCGATTGGATGATCGGCGGCGCGGAAACCGACATCGACGGCATCACCGAAAATGGCGATCGGGTGCCGGTGTTCCGTCAGGGTGAATGGGCGCAATGA
- a CDS encoding DUF1190 domain-containing protein: MRKRSRTVALAIVGAASFTLAGCRDEQVDAQAFPDLESCKSAAVAGGLFSSAECDTAFAEAEALHVEAAPRYDSLAVCEEQHGEGACGSEEQVAERGSGSIFMPLLAGYLIGNMMGGGRGMAAAQPLYRSADGRFTNATGSSTYSSNSGRAKMGSSMFARPPSTVGKAPMTRANVASRGGFGSTGGSRSSFGG, translated from the coding sequence ATGAGAAAAAGATCGAGAACCGTTGCCTTGGCCATCGTCGGCGCTGCGTCGTTCACATTGGCGGGGTGCCGTGACGAGCAGGTGGACGCACAGGCCTTCCCCGATCTGGAAAGCTGCAAATCGGCGGCTGTCGCGGGGGGATTGTTCTCCTCCGCCGAATGCGACACCGCCTTTGCGGAGGCCGAAGCCCTGCATGTCGAGGCTGCGCCCCGTTACGACAGTCTGGCGGTTTGCGAGGAGCAGCATGGCGAAGGGGCCTGCGGCAGCGAAGAACAGGTCGCAGAACGCGGATCGGGCAGCATTTTCATGCCGCTTCTGGCCGGATATCTGATCGGTAACATGATGGGCGGCGGGCGCGGGATGGCGGCGGCGCAGCCGCTCTACCGCAGCGCGGATGGGCGGTTTACCAATGCGACCGGCTCCAGCACCTATTCCAGCAATTCCGGCCGGGCAAAGATGGGCAGTTCGATGTTCGCGCGCCCGCCATCGACGGTGGGCAAGGCGCCGATGACCCGCGCTAACGTCGCCTCGCGCGGCGGCTTCGGCAGCACCGGAGGCTCCCGCAGCAGCTTTGGCGGCTGA